The Pseudomonas eucalypticola genome has a window encoding:
- a CDS encoding PilL N-terminal domain-containing protein — translation MHRPLMLTLVIAALLAGCSHAAPPPRPTPAPNKPATPAKPRVPETLQAPDWVRQGRYTLVSTTPTLEQRQPLLQMVEVSIPPALHSDVGEALRHVLQRSGYSLCPDVPPQALLFSRPLPAVHYQIGPMALIDALTILGGPAWELSVDPLNRSVCYALRSPSPAAPVGTLGLAP, via the coding sequence ATGCATCGCCCACTCATGCTCACGCTGGTCATTGCCGCCCTGCTGGCGGGCTGCAGCCATGCTGCGCCGCCGCCCCGCCCAACACCGGCCCCCAACAAGCCAGCGACACCCGCCAAGCCGCGGGTGCCAGAAACACTCCAGGCACCTGACTGGGTGCGGCAAGGTCGCTATACCCTGGTCAGCACGACGCCGACGCTGGAACAACGCCAACCGCTGCTGCAGATGGTCGAAGTCAGTATCCCGCCGGCGCTGCACAGTGATGTCGGCGAGGCATTGCGCCATGTGCTGCAGCGTTCGGGCTATTCGCTGTGTCCGGATGTCCCGCCGCAGGCGCTGCTGTTCAGCCGGCCGCTGCCGGCGGTGCACTATCAGATCGGCCCGATGGCCCTGATCGATGCGCTGACCATCCTCGGTGGACCGGCCTGGGAGCTCAGCGTCGACCCACTCAATCGCTCGGTCTGCTATGCGCTACGGTCGCCATCGCCGGCAGCACCGGTCGGTACGCTGGGGCTCGCCCCATGA
- a CDS encoding JAB domain-containing protein has translation MNTTLNLVDSVDPAVIQRVNEDALIEQALQLLDRRYFQRGELLIQPADAAAYLKLRLAPYRQEVFALLCLDSRNRVLGFDQLFFGSIDGASVYPRQVVIKALEHNAASVIFSHNHPSGCPEPSNADRVLTQRLTEALALVEVRVLDHIIIGEGRPLSLAEFGWI, from the coding sequence ATGAACACCACCCTGAACCTGGTCGACTCCGTCGATCCCGCCGTGATCCAGCGCGTCAACGAGGATGCGCTAATCGAGCAGGCCCTGCAGTTGCTCGACCGCCGCTATTTCCAGCGTGGCGAGCTGCTGATCCAGCCTGCCGATGCCGCTGCCTACCTCAAGCTGCGCTTGGCCCCCTACCGGCAGGAAGTCTTCGCCCTGCTCTGTCTGGACTCGCGCAACCGCGTGCTCGGCTTCGACCAGCTGTTCTTCGGCAGCATCGATGGCGCCAGCGTCTACCCGCGGCAGGTGGTCATCAAGGCCTTGGAGCATAACGCCGCCAGCGTGATCTTCAGCCACAACCACCCTTCCGGCTGCCCGGAACCGAGCAATGCCGACCGCGTGCTGACCCAGCGCCTGACCGAGGCCCTGGCCCTGGTTGAGGTCCGCGTCCTGGACCACATCATCATTGGCGAAGGCCGTCCGTTGTCCCTGGCCGAATTCGGCTGGATCTGA
- a CDS encoding STY4534 family ICE replication protein: MATANNAAPTSYFNLHTQGIGYLNRIREVPVRRGQPFMACDIAALHGASDDVEYTRFDCKVAGGEAERLIREHLEDVKADRKVLLAFRIGDLWVDAFTYEKGERKGLPGASLKGRLIFIEWIKVDGQLTYKAAPRAEAPAPVEPEQQADEADAEQGAPADTSRASTGRRQAPAANSRRTSTPARQSA, from the coding sequence ATGGCGACTGCAAACAACGCTGCACCCACCAGCTACTTCAACCTGCACACCCAAGGCATTGGCTACCTGAACCGTATTCGCGAAGTCCCGGTACGTCGCGGGCAACCGTTCATGGCCTGCGATATTGCCGCACTGCATGGTGCCTCGGATGACGTCGAATACACCCGCTTCGACTGCAAGGTCGCCGGCGGTGAAGCGGAACGTCTGATCCGCGAGCACCTAGAAGACGTCAAGGCCGATCGCAAGGTGCTGCTGGCCTTTCGCATTGGCGATCTGTGGGTCGACGCCTTCACCTATGAAAAAGGTGAACGCAAAGGCCTGCCGGGCGCCAGCCTCAAGGGTCGGCTGATCTTCATCGAGTGGATCAAGGTCGATGGCCAACTGACCTACAAGGCAGCACCCCGTGCTGAAGCCCCTGCTCCAGTCGAACCGGAGCAGCAGGCTGATGAGGCCGATGCTGAACAGGGAGCGCCAGCCGACACCTCCCGCGCCAGCACCGGCCGCCGTCAAGCCCCGGCTGCCAACAGCCGTCGCACCTCCACCCCGGCACGTCAGTCTGCCTAA
- a CDS encoding DNA topoisomerase III translates to MRLYICEKPSQARDIARVLQANRRGDGCLQGNAVTVTWCVGHLLETAAPETYGAQYKHWTLEDLPIIPSRWQVVAKPKVAAQLKVIEQLLRTCNEVVVATDADREGEMIAREILERCRYQGPVLRLWLSALDEASIRKALAALRPGEQTLSLYHCALARSRADWLVGINLSRLFTLLGRRAGFDGLLPVGRVQTPTLRLVVERDRVIASFVPRPFWTVDAQLQAEGMVFLARWQPPAGSCDDSGRCIDEAVGQRAARRLMQRAQARVSSVDVERVCEGPPLPFDLGTLQEICSAKLGLGAQDTLNTAQALYETHKATTYPRSDCGFLPESMLDEVPRVLHALTASAPSLGQWLKEVDPSRRSRAWNSSKITAHHGIIPTAVALDLDQLSERERAVYGLIRARYLAQFMPDHEYLKTLVLLQSDEDQLHARGKQIQVRGWKAVIDEADGSEPGEPSQRLPTLREGTSLPVLDAVVNAHRTQPPKAYTEGTLVKAMKTIANQVADPRLKQKLKDSIGIGTEATRAAIIQGLIDHGYLAKKKRSLAASAAAHTLIEAVPPEVADPVLTALWEQALDRIESGQLDVETFLAKQAAWLTQLVHSHASLTLRVPAAKGPACPVCRSAMRQRKGRTGTFWSCSRYPDCKGTKPVATSKRTSKPRSS, encoded by the coding sequence ATGCGCCTATACATCTGCGAGAAACCGTCCCAGGCCCGCGATATCGCCCGCGTGCTGCAGGCCAACCGCCGCGGTGATGGCTGCCTGCAGGGCAATGCAGTGACCGTGACCTGGTGCGTGGGCCATCTATTGGAGACCGCAGCACCGGAGACCTACGGTGCGCAGTACAAGCACTGGACCTTGGAGGACCTGCCGATCATTCCAAGCCGTTGGCAGGTAGTTGCCAAGCCCAAGGTCGCGGCGCAGTTGAAGGTCATCGAACAACTGCTGCGCACCTGCAACGAGGTGGTGGTGGCCACCGACGCCGATCGTGAAGGCGAGATGATCGCCCGCGAGATCCTTGAGCGCTGCCGCTACCAGGGGCCGGTTTTGCGCCTGTGGCTCTCGGCTCTGGACGAGGCGTCGATCCGCAAGGCACTGGCCGCCCTGCGCCCGGGCGAGCAGACGCTGTCGCTGTATCACTGTGCGCTGGCGCGCTCCCGCGCCGATTGGCTGGTGGGCATCAACCTCAGCCGGCTGTTCACCCTGCTCGGCCGGCGTGCCGGCTTCGATGGCCTGCTGCCGGTGGGCCGCGTGCAGACGCCGACCTTGCGCCTGGTGGTAGAACGTGATCGGGTGATCGCCAGCTTCGTGCCCCGCCCGTTCTGGACGGTCGATGCGCAGCTGCAGGCCGAGGGCATGGTGTTTTTGGCACGCTGGCAGCCGCCTGCCGGCAGTTGCGACGACAGCGGGCGCTGCATCGATGAGGCCGTCGGGCAACGGGCGGCGCGGCGGCTGATGCAACGCGCCCAGGCGCGGGTGTCGAGCGTCGACGTGGAGCGAGTGTGTGAAGGACCGCCGCTGCCCTTCGACCTGGGAACCTTGCAGGAGATCTGCTCGGCCAAGCTTGGCCTCGGCGCCCAGGACACCTTGAACACGGCGCAGGCGCTGTACGAGACCCACAAGGCCACGACCTACCCGCGCAGCGACTGTGGTTTCCTGCCCGAGAGCATGCTCGATGAGGTACCGCGTGTCCTGCATGCCCTGACAGCCAGCGCGCCGTCGCTGGGGCAATGGCTGAAGGAGGTCGACCCGAGCCGACGCTCACGCGCGTGGAACAGCAGCAAGATCACCGCCCACCACGGCATCATTCCCACGGCGGTGGCCCTCGACCTGGATCAACTGTCCGAGCGCGAGCGGGCGGTCTACGGGTTGATTCGTGCCCGTTACTTGGCGCAGTTCATGCCCGACCATGAGTACCTGAAAACGTTGGTGTTGCTGCAGAGCGACGAGGACCAGTTGCACGCTCGCGGCAAGCAGATCCAGGTGCGCGGCTGGAAGGCGGTGATCGATGAGGCCGACGGCAGCGAACCGGGCGAACCGAGCCAGCGACTGCCGACGCTGCGCGAGGGTACGTCGCTGCCCGTGCTCGACGCCGTGGTCAACGCGCATCGCACCCAGCCACCCAAAGCCTACACGGAAGGTACCCTGGTCAAGGCGATGAAGACCATTGCCAACCAGGTTGCCGACCCGCGCCTGAAGCAGAAGCTCAAGGACAGCATCGGCATCGGCACCGAGGCCACCCGCGCGGCGATCATCCAGGGACTGATCGATCACGGCTACCTGGCGAAGAAGAAACGCAGCCTCGCGGCCTCCGCGGCCGCGCACACGCTGATTGAGGCGGTACCGCCGGAGGTCGCCGATCCGGTGTTGACTGCTCTCTGGGAGCAGGCGCTGGACCGCATCGAATCGGGGCAGCTGGACGTCGAGACCTTCCTGGCCAAGCAGGCCGCCTGGCTCACGCAACTGGTGCACAGCCACGCTTCGCTGACCCTACGCGTGCCAGCCGCCAAAGGCCCCGCGTGTCCGGTGTGCCGCAGCGCCATGCGCCAGCGCAAGGGCCGCACCGGTACCTTCTGGTCGTGCTCGCGTTATCCGGACTGCAAGGGCACCAAGCCGGTGGCCACCTCCAAGCGCACCAGCAAGCCGCGCTCCTCCTGA
- a CDS encoding helix-turn-helix domain-containing protein, whose protein sequence is MPAKQPSLRYIGRQLAQLRHARQLTQEDLGERLEIGAEAVSRLERGLVDLSVTKLLQLADIFQCSAAELLVAISPRAQDQAQTFATLLDKLSAEDRQFALDSVERLAAHLARK, encoded by the coding sequence TTGCCCGCCAAACAGCCTAGCCTACGTTACATCGGTCGCCAGTTGGCCCAGCTGCGCCACGCCCGCCAACTGACCCAGGAAGACCTCGGCGAGCGCCTGGAGATTGGCGCCGAAGCGGTCTCGCGCCTGGAGCGCGGCCTGGTCGACCTGTCGGTGACCAAGCTGCTGCAGCTCGCCGACATCTTCCAGTGCTCGGCCGCCGAGCTGTTGGTGGCCATCAGCCCCCGCGCGCAGGATCAGGCCCAGACGTTCGCGACGTTGCTCGACAAGCTCAGCGCCGAGGACCGGCAATTTGCCCTCGATTCCGTCGAGCGCCTGGCCGCGCACCTGGCGCGCAAATAA
- a CDS encoding single-stranded DNA-binding protein, translating into MSTLFVGEGNIGSVPEFQEFSTNPDEPRRLLRLNVYFDNPVPREGGYEDRGGYWAPVELWHRDAEHWSTLFQKGMRILVEGRTVKDEWEDSEDNARVTFKVEARRIGILPHRLASVTMREKASEPAKGDGSARKTGGKKGARKTD; encoded by the coding sequence ATGAGCACTCTGTTTGTCGGCGAAGGCAACATCGGCAGTGTCCCCGAATTCCAGGAATTCAGCACCAACCCGGATGAGCCACGGCGCCTGCTGCGGCTGAACGTGTATTTCGACAATCCGGTGCCGCGCGAAGGCGGCTACGAGGATCGCGGCGGCTACTGGGCGCCGGTGGAGCTCTGGCACCGGGATGCCGAGCATTGGAGCACGCTGTTCCAGAAGGGCATGCGCATCCTGGTCGAGGGCCGCACGGTCAAGGACGAGTGGGAGGACAGCGAGGACAACGCGCGGGTGACGTTCAAGGTGGAAGCGCGGCGCATCGGCATCCTGCCACACCGCCTGGCGTCGGTGACTATGCGCGAGAAAGCCAGCGAGCCGGCCAAGGGCGACGGCTCGGCGCGCAAGACTGGCGGCAAGAAAGGCGCGCGCAAAACCGATTGA
- a CDS encoding DUF3158 family protein produces the protein MTLAEAIARRLSTDAYRQFEQGASLKGLLKPFKGKGELQQLADTALRLETQVAELMSVLLAIVAQPPFSLLDLRLVVQRSAAGTNFLRWRSRDFNRMGALVWERAMAQPQLAQAVREALLQLEVNRITLNLQMSSLHSLHRHATASAIKLQAAETLFDHSPTPTVEQQP, from the coding sequence ATGACCCTGGCCGAGGCGATCGCCCGGCGTCTGTCAACGGATGCCTATCGGCAATTCGAACAGGGTGCCTCCCTAAAAGGCCTTTTAAAGCCTTTTAAGGGTAAGGGGGAGCTGCAGCAACTGGCCGATACCGCGCTGCGCCTGGAAACCCAGGTGGCCGAGCTGATGAGCGTGCTGCTGGCCATCGTGGCGCAGCCGCCCTTCTCGCTGCTGGACCTGCGTCTGGTGGTCCAGCGCAGCGCGGCCGGCACGAACTTCCTGCGCTGGCGCAGCCGTGATTTCAATCGCATGGGTGCACTGGTGTGGGAGCGGGCGATGGCACAGCCACAGCTGGCGCAAGCGGTGCGCGAGGCGCTGCTGCAGCTGGAGGTCAACCGCATCACCCTGAACCTGCAGATGAGCAGCCTGCATTCGCTGCACCGGCACGCCACGGCCAGCGCGATCAAGCTGCAGGCCGCCGAAACCCTCTTCGATCACTCCCCTACCCCCACCGTGGAGCAGCAACCATGA
- a CDS encoding PFL_4669 family integrating conjugative element protein — MVDHYQLNLGSLRSSITLTLHTHHAARLWQGRLAREGVHAIMGMAGYISVTNLLKQASSQDDPFADWFMLQLEEKLLLAKTEMLALSEQVGRLERDLPSQVDIGDNLNIHPVTLPLFIGSQLGFLAVYLLTDYDTLVRRVLLAHHTALIGRSDMEIWIDRGAHLLRSLFGLAQRYRLAGVSRDDMAANNARAREAVDKFGLPPQDILEGLRRSQFAPPTVRHPAVIHEAVLDDEAPDEQVAPEPAVQPEGGAA; from the coding sequence ATGGTCGACCACTACCAACTCAACCTGGGTTCATTGCGCAGCAGCATCACCCTTACGCTGCACACCCATCACGCCGCGCGCCTGTGGCAGGGACGCCTGGCCCGCGAGGGCGTGCATGCGATCATGGGCATGGCCGGCTACATCAGCGTCACCAACCTGCTCAAGCAGGCCAGCAGCCAGGATGACCCCTTCGCCGACTGGTTCATGCTGCAGCTGGAAGAAAAGCTGCTGCTGGCCAAGACCGAAATGCTCGCCCTGTCCGAACAGGTGGGGCGCCTGGAGCGCGACCTGCCGAGCCAGGTCGACATCGGCGACAACCTCAACATCCACCCGGTGACCCTGCCGCTGTTTATCGGCAGCCAGCTGGGGTTTCTTGCGGTCTACCTACTCACCGACTACGACACGCTGGTGCGGCGGGTGCTGCTGGCCCACCACACGGCGCTGATCGGCCGCAGCGACATGGAAATCTGGATCGACCGCGGTGCGCACCTGCTGCGTAGCCTGTTTGGCCTGGCGCAACGCTACCGTCTGGCCGGCGTCAGCCGCGATGACATGGCGGCGAACAATGCCCGCGCCCGCGAGGCCGTGGATAAATTTGGCCTGCCGCCGCAGGACATCCTCGAAGGCCTGCGGCGTTCGCAGTTCGCCCCGCCGACGGTACGCCATCCCGCCGTGATCCATGAGGCAGTGCTCGATGACGAGGCGCCAGACGAGCAAGTGGCACCTGAACCAGCCGTTCAGCCCGAAGGCGGTGCGGCATGA
- a CDS encoding STY4528 family pathogenicity island replication protein translates to MLSFYDIDWADVVRQSLPALKRYNQYLVKQGALCPAALEAASPRFVYAGKDNPMPQALLLDTRLTPLERNTWQVLRWLITERHVEAPRYQDLQPYLATSPCGAQASRETIARALNVLRSTRWLSLADRARDEQGCLRGSIYVLYDEPLLPHQALDVDSGYLALLQQNLSHATKGVRDLARHVLQELRDDAQVPADILMGIDQAAERAVQQPLPFAQPSKLEGSERTAADNVRNSQASSAGSADDSKPPVLADVRNPNATCTVLKSQSNKKTVPRAGLADAAAQWPETLQLSLGERKMAQQALHRLEPDQRQAVINEAVARCIRGTVRKPAAYLMGLIKRACNGEFTLWAARALTGEPEAARPRPSTSHEPKNTPRPPREASPLALACLTELKQRCRVVSAS, encoded by the coding sequence ATGCTGAGTTTTTACGACATCGATTGGGCCGACGTCGTTCGGCAGAGCCTTCCAGCCCTGAAACGGTATAACCAGTACCTGGTCAAGCAAGGGGCTCTATGCCCGGCCGCGCTCGAAGCAGCGTCTCCACGTTTTGTCTACGCAGGCAAGGACAATCCAATGCCCCAGGCATTGCTGCTCGACACGCGGCTGACGCCGCTGGAGCGCAACACCTGGCAGGTATTACGCTGGCTGATCACCGAGCGCCACGTCGAGGCTCCACGCTACCAGGACCTGCAACCGTACCTGGCCACCAGCCCCTGTGGCGCGCAAGCCTCACGCGAGACCATCGCCCGGGCGTTGAACGTACTGCGCAGCACCCGCTGGTTGAGCTTGGCCGACCGTGCACGCGATGAGCAAGGCTGCCTGCGTGGCAGCATCTACGTGCTCTACGACGAACCGTTGTTACCGCATCAGGCGCTCGATGTCGACAGCGGCTACTTGGCTTTGCTCCAGCAGAACCTCAGCCATGCCACCAAGGGCGTGCGCGACCTGGCGCGACACGTGCTGCAGGAGCTGCGGGATGATGCACAGGTGCCCGCCGATATCCTCATGGGCATCGATCAGGCTGCGGAGCGCGCGGTGCAACAACCATTGCCGTTCGCGCAGCCTTCCAAGCTTGAGGGTTCCGAACGGACGGCAGCGGACAACGTTCGGAATTCTCAAGCCAGCTCGGCAGGGAGCGCCGATGACAGCAAGCCTCCGGTTTTGGCTGATGTTCGGAATCCGAACGCGACCTGTACAGTACTTAAAAGCCAAAGCAATAAAAAAACAGTACCGCGCGCGGGGCTGGCGGACGCTGCGGCGCAGTGGCCGGAGACGCTGCAACTGAGCCTGGGTGAACGCAAGATGGCGCAGCAGGCGCTGCATCGGTTGGAACCGGACCAACGCCAAGCAGTGATCAATGAGGCGGTCGCCCGCTGCATCCGCGGCACGGTCCGAAAACCTGCGGCCTACCTGATGGGGCTGATCAAGCGCGCCTGCAACGGCGAGTTCACCCTCTGGGCAGCCCGGGCGCTCACCGGCGAACCGGAGGCCGCTCGCCCTCGCCCCTCGACATCGCACGAGCCGAAGAACACGCCGAGGCCACCCCGCGAGGCTTCGCCACTGGCGCTGGCGTGCCTCACCGAGCTAAAGCAACGATGCCGCGTGGTCAGCGCCAGCTGA
- a CDS encoding DUF2857 domain-containing protein: MGTTFNLLNHAMLNQVLHELRHGRVQRCRALGLGDEDIEVLQSLPPTTLSHLAHSNISWVEVKVDITVLRRLISQAERDEQNERLINRALKLGASSSIMYRCFGLDHSETALRRRVLKIETHRGRPVQLSEAQEHAVWQRWCQLRDDDQHFDPLDAMMMLAEEQHISLTLVWQQIDLYGGAPC; this comes from the coding sequence ATGGGCACGACATTCAATCTGTTGAATCATGCCATGCTCAACCAGGTGCTGCATGAGCTGCGTCATGGCCGCGTGCAGCGTTGCAGGGCCCTCGGTTTGGGCGACGAGGATATCGAGGTACTGCAGTCATTGCCGCCCACCACCCTCTCCCACCTGGCGCACTCAAATATTTCCTGGGTGGAGGTCAAGGTCGACATCACCGTTCTGCGCCGGCTGATCAGCCAGGCCGAGCGTGACGAGCAAAACGAGCGGCTGATCAATCGCGCCCTCAAGCTGGGTGCCAGCTCCAGCATCATGTACCGCTGTTTCGGGCTGGATCATTCGGAAACCGCGCTGCGCCGACGCGTGCTGAAGATCGAGACTCACCGTGGACGTCCGGTACAGCTGAGCGAAGCCCAGGAGCATGCGGTGTGGCAACGCTGGTGCCAACTACGCGACGACGATCAGCACTTCGACCCCTTGGACGCGATGATGATGCTCGCCGAGGAGCAGCACATCAGCCTGACCCTGGTGTGGCAGCAGATCGATCTCTACGGAGGTGCACCATGCTGA
- a CDS encoding ParB family protein: MKTPTCEEITRKLQHSHFPNTPSLGQPADPACDTPMLVTLEQLRPYDHNPRFIRNPLYADIKESIRERGLDQPPAITRRPGEAHFIIRNGGNTRLAILNELWQETRDQQFFRIACLFRPWSTETHALLGHLAESDLHGQLTFIERALAVAKLRDMLQADSAPLSQRELAKRLGEGGYPISQPHISRMFDTLEHLLPAMPQVLYTGLGKQLIERTISLRRRSEAVWNRYAFDVGDFEPLWLESLAQFDGDAADFDLSQVEDELLARMADILRQSPRTLALDLAQVASAVTVPPPVVHGDEHGESGPSLGMFLESSSSQDAMLERNPVPQMSEDTSRSNALPKTLQAEHEEEEVQPAVASPADAAAISLPTSLDQLWLLSLKHVSAGRLRQACAQLALQLAEYGDLGDGVVPMNTHLGFSLTPAIEPPSEPRSLGIQLLLGSLLRLHDEVLWEHQQQLPAALFGQLLTGVYDQPLEDHQPLPMKLERLPDEQLLQLFCLVRLSRQLIDLSLSSTR, encoded by the coding sequence ATGAAGACACCCACCTGCGAGGAAATCACCCGCAAGCTGCAGCACTCCCACTTTCCCAACACGCCAAGTCTGGGCCAACCGGCAGATCCTGCCTGCGATACGCCGATGCTCGTTACCCTTGAGCAGCTGCGCCCTTATGATCACAACCCGCGGTTCATCCGCAATCCGCTGTACGCCGACATCAAGGAATCGATCCGAGAGCGCGGCCTGGACCAGCCACCGGCCATCACCCGTCGTCCCGGCGAGGCTCATTTCATTATCCGCAACGGCGGCAATACGCGCCTGGCTATCCTCAATGAGCTCTGGCAGGAAACCCGCGACCAGCAGTTCTTCCGCATTGCCTGCCTATTCCGACCTTGGTCAACCGAGACACACGCGCTGCTGGGGCACCTGGCCGAAAGCGACCTGCATGGTCAACTGACCTTCATCGAACGCGCTTTGGCAGTGGCCAAGCTCAGGGACATGCTGCAAGCCGACAGCGCCCCGTTAAGCCAACGTGAGCTGGCAAAGCGCTTGGGTGAGGGGGGGTACCCCATCTCGCAACCCCATATCAGCCGCATGTTCGATACGCTGGAGCACCTCCTGCCCGCCATGCCTCAAGTGTTATACACCGGACTTGGCAAACAACTCATCGAGCGCACCATCAGTCTGCGGCGCAGGAGCGAAGCAGTCTGGAACCGCTATGCGTTCGACGTCGGAGACTTTGAGCCCCTGTGGTTGGAGAGCCTGGCACAGTTTGACGGTGACGCTGCGGATTTCGATCTATCCCAGGTGGAGGATGAACTCTTGGCGCGGATGGCGGATATCCTGCGCCAGTCGCCTCGCACGCTAGCGTTGGACCTGGCCCAGGTAGCTAGCGCCGTGACCGTGCCTCCTCCGGTGGTTCATGGGGACGAGCATGGAGAATCAGGCCCAAGCCTTGGAATGTTCTTGGAGTCATCCTCCAGCCAGGACGCTATGCTCGAGCGCAATCCAGTGCCGCAGATGAGTGAGGACACCTCACGGTCCAATGCACTGCCTAAGACGCTCCAGGCAGAGCATGAAGAGGAGGAGGTTCAACCCGCTGTCGCCTCGCCAGCAGATGCAGCGGCGATTTCCCTGCCAACTTCACTCGACCAACTGTGGCTGTTGAGCCTCAAGCATGTCAGTGCCGGCCGGCTACGGCAGGCTTGCGCACAGTTGGCCTTGCAATTGGCCGAATACGGCGATCTCGGCGACGGGGTCGTCCCGATGAACACGCATCTGGGTTTCTCCCTGACACCTGCCATCGAACCTCCCTCCGAACCCCGCAGCCTCGGCATTCAACTGCTGCTGGGCAGCCTGCTGCGGCTTCACGATGAGGTGCTCTGGGAGCATCAACAGCAACTGCCCGCCGCGCTATTCGGCCAGTTGCTGACCGGGGTCTACGACCAGCCGCTGGAGGACCACCAACCGCTGCCGATGAAGCTCGAACGCCTGCCCGATGAGCAGTTGCTACAACTCTTCTGCCTTGTCCGCTTGTCCCGCCAGTTGATCGACCTCTCGCTATCGTCCACTCGCTAA
- a CDS encoding ParA family protein gives MDVLSLISTKGGAGKTTVAANLGGLLADAGLRVLLLDLDSQPTLSSYYALPQPRAAGSYELIAQNLTAADQIVSATAIPGLDLIASNDRAGHLNTLLLHAPDGRLRLRNLLPAFADDYDVLVVDTQGARSVVVEMAILASSCALCPLPPEMLAARELRRGTLGLFEELEPYRHLGVSLPPVKLLLNQVNFNRRDTRLIMQSLQTTFGDDVHVSLCDTVIPDRVAYLNAATLGMPVHRVEAHPVRGGRGCPAALVMLNLALELFPQWRRQLIKTAPGSDRRRTAS, from the coding sequence ATGGACGTTCTCTCGTTGATCTCAACCAAGGGTGGCGCCGGCAAGACGACCGTCGCCGCCAACCTCGGTGGCTTGCTGGCCGACGCCGGTTTGCGCGTTCTGCTGTTGGACCTGGACAGCCAGCCAACGCTGTCCAGCTACTATGCCCTGCCCCAGCCCCGCGCCGCCGGCAGCTACGAGTTGATCGCGCAGAACCTCACCGCGGCCGACCAGATCGTCAGCGCCACGGCGATCCCTGGCCTTGATCTGATTGCCTCCAATGATCGTGCTGGCCATCTCAATACCCTGCTGCTACATGCACCCGATGGGCGCCTGCGCCTGCGCAACCTGCTGCCAGCTTTCGCCGATGACTACGACGTGCTGGTGGTGGACACCCAAGGCGCGCGTAGCGTCGTCGTCGAAATGGCCATCCTCGCCTCGAGCTGCGCGTTGTGTCCCTTACCGCCGGAGATGCTCGCGGCGCGAGAGCTGCGCCGCGGCACCCTGGGGCTGTTCGAGGAATTGGAGCCCTACCGGCACCTTGGGGTGTCGCTGCCGCCAGTGAAACTGCTGCTCAACCAGGTCAATTTCAATCGCCGGGACACGCGTCTGATCATGCAGAGTCTACAGACGACCTTCGGGGACGATGTGCACGTCAGCCTCTGCGACACAGTGATTCCCGACCGTGTCGCTTATCTGAATGCCGCCACCCTCGGGATGCCGGTACACCGTGTCGAGGCGCACCCCGTGCGGGGCGGCCGCGGATGTCCAGCCGCTCTGGTGATGCTCAACCTGGCCCTGGAACTGTTTCCGCAATGGCGCCGGCAGCTAATCAAGACTGCACCCGGCTCGGACAGGCGCAGGACTGCTTCCTGA
- a CDS encoding AlpA family transcriptional regulator gives MQSTATITASAERHIMRRDEVEQKTGFKRSHIYNLMKAGMFPQCRRIGTRAVGWDSLEIEQWVQDRLSIRD, from the coding sequence ATGCAATCTACCGCCACCATCACCGCCTCCGCCGAACGTCACATCATGCGTCGTGACGAGGTCGAACAGAAAACCGGCTTCAAGCGCTCGCACATCTACAACCTGATGAAAGCTGGGATGTTTCCGCAATGCCGGCGCATCGGCACCCGCGCGGTAGGTTGGGACTCGCTGGAAATCGAGCAGTGGGTGCAAGATCGCCTGTCGATCCGGGACTGA